In Lotus japonicus ecotype B-129 chromosome 5, LjGifu_v1.2, one genomic interval encodes:
- the LOC130719482 gene encoding putative F-box/LRR-repeat protein At1g56400, whose translation MAPNTDRLSSLPHSLLKEAIRTSILSKSWIDIFKSTSNIEFDEVSFVKDSQTYRNKQAQRKAFLNFVALWIANHSETIVDKFSLRFSMPEKAKRVVGKCISFATNHGVKELELNFCDPTLNCYFTTNYINQEALHELPTHVYGHTFVKSLKLFSCGFVEAEFHNFHALKEISLGWMEVKLNTTKTLLLNCKALESLSLKRCWNSDEFNLGEENLRLRKLVVDRCMFRSDSIYFTANAPNLRYFYYSGLNNNFLVIDARSLVMEEFILDFCIEFEGHALFLYKLVEKISSASVLTVSNYLLQDYELPENFNPERFWTDHERASTCMLYTLRYVDIKNFEGSINEIRMLTYFITMGRILRKITINVLKDDVADQDDKLDYYRSDMTEQLMTQRASKDLEISML comes from the exons ATGGCACCCAACACAGATAGGCTTAGCTCGTTACCTCACTCTTTGCTCAAGGAAGCAATAAGAACCTCAATTCTCTCCAAAAGTTGGATAGATATCTTTAAGTCTACATCCAACATAGAATTTGATGAAGTGTCTTTTGTGAAAGATAGTCAAACTTATCGAAACAAACAAGCCCAAAGAAAGGCGTTTCTAAATTTTGTGGCTCTTTGGATTGCTAATCACTCAGAAACTATCGTGGATAAGTTCTCTTTGAGATTTTCAATGCCTGAAAAAGCTAAGAGGGTTGTGGGAAAATGCATTTCCTTCGCCACAAATCATGGGGTGAAGGAGTTGGAGCTGAACTTTTGTGATCCTACACTGAATTGTTACTTTACTACAAATTATATAAATCAAGAGGCCTTGCATGAATTGCCAACACATGTTTATGGCCACACTTTCGTCAAATCTTTGAAGTTGTTCTCATGCGGCTTTGTTGAGGCTGAATTTCATAACTTTCATGCACTCAAAGAAATTTCCTTAGGCTGGATGGAAGTGAAACTCAATACTACTAAGACCTTGTTGTTAAATTGCAAGGCACTTGAGAGTTTAAGTCTCAAGAGGTGTTGGAATTCAGATGAATTCAATTTAGGGGAAGAAAACCTAAGGTTGAGAAAGTTGGTCGTGGACAGATGCATGTTTAGATCTGATAGCATTTATTTTACGGCCAATGCTCCAAACTTAAGATATTTCTATTATTCAGGGTTGAATAATAACTTTTTGGTCATAGATGCACGTTCCCTTGTGATGGAGGAGTTTATTCTTGATTTCTGCATTGAGTTTGAAGGACATGCACTATTTCTCTACAAACTGGTTGAAAAAATCTCCAGTGCTAGTGTTTTAACCGTGTCTAATTACTTGCTTCAG GATTATGAGCTACCAGAAAACTTTAACCCCGAAAGGTTTTGGACTGATCATGAAAGGGCTTCTACATGCATGTTATATACTCTTAGATATGTGGATATTAAGAACTTTGAAGGATCAATAAATGAGATTCGTATGCTTACCTACTTCATTACGATGGGAAGAATCTTGAGAAAGATCACTATCAATGTATTGAAGGATGATGTTGCGGATCAAGATGACAAGTTAGATTATTACCGCAGTGACATGACAGAACAATTAATGACTCAAAGGGCTTCAAAAGATCTAGAGATTTCAATGTTATAA